The following coding sequences lie in one Hoplias malabaricus isolate fHopMal1 chromosome 14, fHopMal1.hap1, whole genome shotgun sequence genomic window:
- the adgra2 gene encoding adhesion G protein-coupled receptor A2, producing MPSRARVLLALALLPSVALALASLAPGCPGLNPGTCTCPDERTKGSASRTRVNCAGKELTEPPEAHSLPDKTASLNLSNNRISVLRNGSFVGLYALEKLDLRNNLISTIMPGAFQNLTTLRKLDLSNNRIGCLTSEMFQGLTNLTRLNISGNIFSSLEPDIFQELSSLKLVNFDSEFLSCDCGLRWVPGFFRSSSARLGEETLCAYPRRFQNRPLRELRESDLSCEGPLELHTLSLLPSMRQVVFKGDRLPFHCTAALVDKITTLHWLHKGQPVTNDPENGVHLEDNVLHDCTFITSELILSNMNFDASGEWECVVSTGRGNTSRSVEIVVLENSATFCPEQRVTNNRGEFRWPRTLAGITSYQYCLQLRYPSVTVGGGVEQKRASRYCDRSGRWEEGDYSQCLYTNDITNVLHTFILMPINASNAVTLAHQVRSYTLEAAGFTDTVDVLYVAQMMQKFMDYIKPLRELSEVLVEMGSNLMQVDDQILSRAQKEERACSSIVHSLETLAWPQLHPNAQHLSMISRNIVMEAHLIRPAQFTGMSCTVYQRRENSGAPSGLDTTESVPEQHLRFRCTTGTHNTSLNAFPLKNAIALASVSLPPSLFSPSAPVDCKLQFVAFRTGRFFPFVGNYSGLSDFARRRSVNTPVIYVGLDGCTMWNQSAPIIVSLRHTSPGSDPVAAHWSLQALKHHGSWSSNGCQLARSDSSISTLRCSVLSNYAVLQEVPDFPSSSPAPMEVLHPVVYTCTAVLLLCLFTIIFTYILHHSSIKITRKSWHTLLNTCFHIAMVTAVFAGGITLTSYPVVCQAVGIALHYSSLSTLLWIGVSARVLYKEALMRTPRQPEGEAAMPPTQRPMLRFYLIAGGVPLIICGITAAVNINNYGDSIPYCWLVWQPSIGAFYVPAGLVIVVTWIYFLCTVARLRCRNSQKAKDPPCSTSGSTPLPEGQPALSGSTSLLSTDSAVGPLHAGIVVEDQYSLKVQFLALVVAQFVFLLLWCCAAMAMWHVDRERKLFSCLYGGTATGLGIFLVMHHCFKRLDVQAAWLGCCPGYHRSQPIPAYSPATTGVQSNSERGSQLFVTCHPQAEPNNYSSSARSSSTPSGTSSVGTGPCKLTNLLQVTQENANNATRGLAGTNTNTSTSTENTTNTNSKPANNLLPSVSITLPAQQPQKRKANSRTKAGSTQYHHHHRGEGRGHYRLKGLRGAGGSVGALGPPGLDQVNIHHLHRHASSENGSLRNSHSESQNGPLTNGRHRSEGLATSPSEGSDGGSSGSRKPFPLLPSVASRAILQQNPQRRSASRDNLKLAAAGNRDSKRSSFPSNTATTTVTGTVTGTTSSTAAAAPNGTLKGSVIDLDTSDQSQGSVGMRGGIWKSETTV from the exons TGACCTTTCCAACAACCGGATCGGCTGCCTAACTTCAGAGATGTTCCAGGGACTTACCAACCTCACCAGACT TAACATCTCAGGCAACATCTTCTCCTCTCTGGAGCCCGACATCTTCCAGGAGCTTTCTTCTCTAAAGCTGGT GAACTTTGACTCTGAGTTTCtgtcctgtgactgtggcctgCGATGGGTGCCAGGGTTCTTTCGCTCCAGTTCGGCTCGGCTCGGCGAGGAGACTCTCTGCGCGTATCCCAGAAGGTTCCAGAACAGACCGCTGCGAGAGCTGCGAGAAAGCGACCTGAGCTGTG AAGGCCCTTTGGAGCTGCACACGCTCTCTTTGTTGCCCTCCATGCGTCAAGTCGTGTTTAAAGGAGACAGACTGCCGTTCCACTGCACTGCCGCCCTGGTGGACAAAATCACCACACTGCACTGGCTCCATAAAGGCCAACCGGTCACCAATGACCCTGAGAATGGAGTCCATCTAGAAGATAATGTGCTGCACGACTGTACCTTCATTACAAG TGAGCTGATTCTATCGAACATGAACTTTGATGCCAGCGGAGAGTGGGAGTGCGTGGTGTCCACGGGCCGAGGGAACACCTCACGAAGTGTGGAGATTGTGGTCCTGGAGAACAGTGCCACCTTCTGCCCTGAACAGAGAGTGACCAATAACAGAGGAGAGTTCAG ATGGCCGAGAACTCTGGCGGGAATTACCTCGTATCAGTACTGTCTGCAGCTACGCTACCCCTCCGTGACTGTAGGGGGCGGAGTGGAACAGAAACGGGCTTCTCGCTACTGTGATCGCTCTGGACGCTGGGAGGAAGGAGACTACTCTCAATGCCTCTACACCAATGACATCACCAACGTTCTTCATACTTTCATATTG ATGCCCATCAATGCGTCCAATGCTGTGACTCTAGCACATCAGGTGAGATCATACACTCTGGAGGCAGCAGGATTCACGGACACGGTGGACGTTCTCTATGTGGCACAGATGATGCAGAAATTTATGGACTACATCAAACCACTGCGTGAG CTGTCTGAAGTGCTGGTGGAGATGGGCAGTAACCTGATGCAGGTGGATGATCAGATCTTGTCCCGTGCTCAGAAGGAGGAAAGGGCGTGTAGCTCCATTGTTCACTCTCTGGAAACTCTGGCCTGGCCACAGCTCCACCCCAATGCTCAGCACCTCTCCATG ATATCTCGAAACATCGTGATGGAGGCTCATTTAATCCGCCCTGCTCAGTTCACTGGTATGAGCTGCACTGTGTATCAGAGACGAGAAAATTCAGGTGCCCCTTCTGGTTTGGACACAACAGAATCCGTCCCTGAACAACACCTACGCTTCCGCTGTACAACAGGAACTCACAACACTTCGCTGAATGCTTTCCCTTTAAAG AATGCCATAGCACTTGCGTCCGTatctctccctccatccctctttTCTCCGTCCGCTCCTGTGGACTGTAAACTGCAGTTTGTGGCTTTCCGCACTGGAAGATTCTTTCCTTTTGTCGGAAACTATAGCGGTCTGTCGGACTTTGCTAGAAGACGCAGTGTGAACACACCAGTCATCTACGTAGGTCTGG ACGGATGCACCATGTGGAACCAGTCAGCACCCATCATAGTGTCTCTACGCCACACATCCCCTGGCAGTGACCCTGTGGCTGCCCATTGGAGTCTGCAGGCACTGAAGCATCATGGGAGTTGGAGTTCAAACGGCTGTCAGCTAGCTCGCAGTGACTCAAGCATTTCTACATTACGCTGCTCTGTGCTCAGCAACTATGCTGTGCTTCAG gaggtACCTGATTTCCCAAGTTCGTCCCCTGCTCCTATGGAGGTGCTCCACCCAGTGGTCTACACCTGTACTGCAGTgctcctcctctgcctcttcACCATTATCTTCACCTACATCCTGCACCACAG CTCCATCAAAATTACGAGGAAGAGTTGGCACACCCTCCTCAACACCTGTTTCCACATCGCCATGGTGACAGCGGTGTTCGCTGGGGGCATCACCCTCACCAGTTAcccagtggtgtgccaggcg gtggGGATCGCCCTGCATTACTCCTCTTTGTCCACGCTCTTGTGGATCGGTGTTAGTGCTCGTGTGCTGTATAAAGAGGCATTAATGCGGACTCCACGGCAACCGGAGGGCGAGGCAGCCATGCCGCCCACCCAGCGTCCCATGCTCAG GTTTTATTTGATTGCCGGGGGCGTCCCGCTCATCATATGTGGCATCACTGCAGCTGTCAACATCAACAACTACGGAGACAGCATCCCTTA CTGCTGGTTGGTATGGCAACCCAGTATCGGCGCGTTCTACGTCCCGGCCGGCCTGGTGATCGTGGTGACCTGGATCTATTTCCTGTGTACCGTGGCTCGTCTGAGGTGCCGTAACTCCCAGAAAGCCAAAGACCCGCCATGCTCCACCTCTGGTTCCACCCCCTTGCCCGAGGGCCAGCCTGCGCTCAGCGGCAGCACCAGCCTGCTTTCGACTGACTCTGCAGTCGGGCCGCTGCATGCTGGGATCGTGGTGGAGGACCAGTACTCGCTGAAGGTGCAGTTCTTGGCGTTGGTGGTGGCGCAGTTTGTGTTCTTGCTTCTGTGGTGCTGCGCCGCCATGGCGATGTGGCatgtggacagagagaggaaactcTTCAGCTGCTTGTACGGGGGGACGGCCACAGGGCTGGGCATCTTCTTGGTGATGCATCACTGCTTCAAGCGACTGGACGTGCAAGCGGCCTGGCTAGGATGCTGCCCAGGGTATCATCGCTCGCAGCCGATTCCGGCCTATAGCCCCGCCACTACTGGGGTCCAGAGCAACTCGGAAAGAGGCTCGCAGCTTTTCGTGACATGCCATCCTCAGGCAGAGCCCAACAACTATTCGTCGTCTGCCAGGTCGTCCTCTACGCCAAGCGGCACCAGCAGCGTAGGAACTGGCCCCTGCAAGCTCACCAACCTCCTGCAGGTGACGCAAGAGAACGCCAACAATGCTACCCGTGGTCTGGCCGGAACCAACACCAACACTAGCACCAGCACAGAGAACACCACCAATACCAACAGCAAGCCTGCTAACAACCTGCTACCCAGTGTCAGCATCACGCTGCCTGCTCAGCAGCCCCAAAAGAGGAAGGCTAACAGTAGAACTAAAGCAGGGAGTACCcagtatcatcatcatcatcgggGAGAGGGCAGGGGACATTACCGGCTCAAAGGTCTACGAGGAGCTGGGGGAAGCGTGGGAGCCTTGGGCCCACCAGGGCTGGACCAAGTCAACATCCATCATCTTCATAGACACGCATCCAGCGAGAATGGAAGCCTCCGGAACAGTCATTCCGAAAGCCAGAATGGACCATTGACCAACGGGAGGCACCGCAGCGAGGGGCTGGCGACCAGTCCTTCGGAAGGGAGTGACGGGGGCAGCAGTGGAAGCCGGAAACCATTTCCTCTGCTGCCCTCGGTTGCCAGCCGTGCCATCTTGCAGCAGAACCCTCAGCGGCGCAGTGCCAGCAGGGACAACCTCAAACTGGCCGCAGCCGGCAACAGAGACTCGAAACGGAGCTCGTTCCCGTCGAACACCGCAACGACAACTGTGACTGGGACTGTCACCGGGACCACCTCGTCCACAGCAGCTGCTGCTCCAAATGGAACACTGAAGGGATCGGTGATTGACTTAGACACGAGCGACCAATCCCAGGGTTCGGTCGGGATGAGGGGAGGCATCTGGAAGAGTGAGACCACAGTGTGA